In Helianthus annuus cultivar XRQ/B chromosome 3, HanXRQr2.0-SUNRISE, whole genome shotgun sequence, a single window of DNA contains:
- the LOC110928658 gene encoding uncharacterized protein LOC110928658: MIVRMKTAFTHQNRTNGQDHLQIPAINTLTHHLLLPHHKTISSLIPSTSPIRSDLYKMLLRSSSNPALNSWLQQQQNPILLSSPEPDFIHKNFRSPTLSLHSSNGSPKKISRSSSESDLVSFSVSKRRNSLSGASSLLSSVSVEEDVEAEEIESKGLLLFSSSGLDVDEAVVVDGGGGGCGGGGGGGGDGTDVYYMNMIETDPGNSLILANYAKYLKEVRGDVLKAEEYCSRAILANPNDGTALSMYAELIWETHKDASRTRSYFDQAVKASPDDCYVMASYARFLWDAEEEEEQVSNLNLATHEFPIAPMAVASQG, encoded by the exons ATGATAGTGAGAATGAAAACCGCGTTCACTCATCAAAACAGAACTAACGGTCAAGATCATCTTCAGATCCCCGCTATAAATACTCtcactcatcatcttcttcttcctcatcaCAAAACCATCTCATCACTCATTCCTTCAACATCTCCCATCAGATCAGATCTTTACAAAATGCTACTCAGAAGCTCATCAAACCCCGCTCTCAATTCATGGCTCCAACAACAACAAAACCCAATCCTCTTATCATCACCAGAACCCGATTTCATCCATAAAAACTTCAGATCACCAACACTTTCCTTACATTCATCAAACGGTTCGCCTAAGAAGATCTCCAGATCCTCATCGGAGAGTGATCTGGTCAGTTTTTCAGTCTCCAAACGCCGGAATTCACTGAGTGGTGCGAGTAGTTTGCTTTCGTCTGTGTCGGTTGAAGAGGATGTGGAAGCGGAGGAGATTGAAAGCAAGGGGTTGTTGTTGTTTTCGAGTTCTGGGTTGGATGTTGATGAGGCGGttgtggtggatggtggtggtggtggctgtggtggtggtggtggtggtggtggtgatggtacGGATGTGTATTATATGAATATGATTGAAACGGATCCTGGTAACTCGTTGATTCTTGCCAATTATGCCAAATACTTGAAAGAG GTGCGAGGTGATGTTTTGAAAGCTGAAGAATACTGCAGCAGAGCAATACTGGCTAACCCTAATGATGGAACTGCTCTATCAATGTATGCTGAGTTGATCTGGGAGACGCACAAGGATGCATCGCGTACACGAAGTTACTTCGATCAAGCGGTTAAAGCTTCGCCAGACGACTG TTACGTTATGGCGTCTTACGCGCGGTTTCTTTGGGATGCTGAGGAAGAAGAAGAGCAAGTTTCCAATTTAAATCTAGCAACACATGAATTTCCAATTGCTCCAATGGCTGTAGCTTCACAGGGATGA